The Brenneria rubrifaciens genome has a window encoding:
- a CDS encoding DNA cytosine methyltransferase — MSTVLLQIPIVDLFAGPGGLGEGFSSLAAFRIAISAEMEHSAHATLRLRAFYRNLKRLGNDAVAPYFSLCNGKSCIPKDATPLPEWDEKTSNAWVEACDEALMLTLGKADSNLRLDQAIREKGINSKTPWVLIGGPPCQAYSLVGRARNKGNVNYKAEEDPRHFLYKEYLRIIDKYKPQIFVMENVKGILSSKINGSKIFQSILKDLVSCGYSIFSLVTDTSFGQGDDPKNIDARDFIVRAEHYGIPQARHRVILLGIRDDLCRDKGSGWRPNVLKPAFAPISVRQVIGDLPSLRSKISKGEDSAKRWADLLTKHARELAEEARKEKNELEDVADILDIVAIATRLPRDYGMQRKKYRNPQKCFSELAQWYTGLASKHLNFFMNHETRGHMESDLRRYLFAAAFAQAKGISPKGHKDFSLEGLTPAHKNWKSGKFADRFRVQLEDQPSTTITSHIAKDGHYFIHYDPYQCRSLTVREAARLQTFPDDYFFQGNRTQQFHQVGNAVPPFLAFNIAKIVLSILEDTPKNGHEIIK, encoded by the coding sequence ATGAGCACCGTTTTGTTACAGATTCCCATAGTAGACCTTTTTGCTGGCCCTGGAGGGCTGGGAGAAGGATTTTCTTCGCTTGCTGCTTTCCGTATCGCTATCTCTGCGGAGATGGAACATTCCGCACATGCAACGCTTCGACTGCGAGCCTTCTACCGTAATTTGAAGAGATTAGGCAACGATGCTGTTGCCCCTTATTTTTCGCTATGTAACGGTAAAAGCTGCATCCCTAAAGATGCTACCCCACTTCCAGAATGGGATGAAAAAACAAGCAATGCTTGGGTAGAGGCATGCGATGAAGCCTTGATGCTGACACTAGGTAAAGCAGATAGCAACCTTCGTCTTGATCAGGCAATCAGGGAAAAAGGGATAAACTCGAAAACGCCTTGGGTTCTGATTGGTGGCCCGCCTTGCCAAGCATATTCTCTAGTCGGTAGAGCCAGAAACAAAGGTAACGTCAATTATAAAGCAGAAGAAGACCCCCGCCATTTCCTTTACAAGGAATATCTACGCATCATTGACAAGTATAAACCGCAGATTTTCGTAATGGAAAATGTTAAGGGTATTCTCTCATCTAAAATTAATGGTTCGAAAATATTTCAAAGTATTCTAAAAGACTTGGTAAGCTGTGGCTATAGCATTTTTTCATTAGTTACAGATACATCTTTTGGTCAGGGAGATGACCCTAAAAATATTGACGCTCGTGACTTTATTGTACGTGCGGAACATTATGGTATACCTCAAGCTAGACATCGGGTGATTCTATTAGGCATAAGAGATGATCTGTGCCGTGACAAAGGGTCTGGATGGCGACCGAACGTACTCAAACCAGCTTTCGCACCTATCAGCGTAAGACAGGTTATTGGGGATCTTCCCTCACTTCGCAGCAAGATATCCAAAGGTGAAGATTCTGCTAAACGATGGGCAGACCTTCTTACCAAGCATGCTCGTGAACTCGCAGAAGAGGCCCGTAAGGAAAAGAATGAACTGGAAGATGTCGCTGATATTCTGGATATAGTTGCCATAGCAACACGTTTACCACGTGACTACGGTATGCAACGAAAAAAATATCGTAACCCTCAAAAATGTTTCTCTGAATTAGCCCAATGGTATACAGGGTTGGCATCAAAGCATCTCAATTTTTTTATGAATCATGAAACCAGAGGGCATATGGAGAGTGACCTGCGTCGTTACCTATTTGCCGCAGCATTTGCTCAAGCAAAAGGTATTTCCCCTAAAGGCCATAAGGATTTTTCTTTGGAGGGATTAACTCCGGCTCATAAAAACTGGAAGAGTGGAAAATTCGCTGATCGCTTCCGAGTACAACTGGAAGATCAGCCATCAACTACAATTACCAGTCATATAGCCAAAGATGGACATTACTTTATTCACTATGACCCATATCAGTGTCGCAGCCTGACGGTAAGAGAAGCGGCTAGGTTACAGACTTTCCCAGATGACTATTTTTTTCAAGGAAATCGGACCCAGCAATTTCATCAGGTAGGAAACGCCGTACCGCCATTCCTTGCTTTTAATATAGCCAAGATCGTTCTTTCAATATTGGAAGATACCCCAAAAAACGGTCACGAAATCATAAAGTGA
- a CDS encoding AIPR family protein: MEQTGEEFFHDFRQELLAGAEANGRFQLDEFMETIAAELVETGFTEGFELCHFRAHRGVRVDGYWFNDEGVLNLFIADFDSRNELASLTRTDVDAAFKRVANFFDASMDRNLADDLEVTSPEYGIARQIVDRRGAINSLNLILFSERTLSGAVQSLPDGEVAGVPTSYHVWDISRLHRQRSSRSHKEPLDLDFEQMFGQGIACLPAHLTTDAYQSYLMVMPADVLATLYGSFGARLLEQNVRTFLQARGNVNQGMRATIMNEPGMFFAYNNGITATAQSVETEATDSGLAITRIVDLQIVNGGQTTASLFHTRKRDKADLSQIFVQMKLSVIDSQQSEMVVPKISEYANTQNRVNAADFFSNHPFHVRMEGFSRRIWAPAQKGAPRETRWFYERARGQYADAQSKMTPAEQRRFKAEHPKPQMFTKTDLAKFENVWDDHPRWVNLGSQKNFARYAARIGSEWGKSSDAFNEFYFKRAVARGLIFRATERIVSAQPWYNGGYRANIVAYTLAVLAEITKRRKESIDFLGVWNAQMVDAVLEDAIAIVSGVVNDDITKPPHGISNISEWCKKEACWTRIQARTEAIANLLAPEFYERLVSLEDQTATVRSAKQTQRIDNGIEAQRKVLAVPAADWTRIHRSLLERSLLTPKEAGVLKVAMQIPNKIPTERQSLVLLEVLDKGRQEGIVVCKS; the protein is encoded by the coding sequence ATGGAGCAAACCGGCGAAGAGTTCTTCCACGACTTCCGACAGGAACTGCTGGCAGGAGCCGAAGCCAATGGCAGGTTTCAGCTCGACGAGTTCATGGAAACCATCGCTGCAGAGCTTGTCGAAACAGGCTTCACGGAAGGCTTCGAACTTTGTCATTTTCGGGCGCACCGCGGAGTGCGCGTGGACGGCTACTGGTTCAATGATGAGGGAGTCCTGAACCTATTCATTGCAGACTTCGACTCCCGCAACGAGCTGGCGTCCCTGACCAGGACGGACGTGGATGCTGCATTCAAGCGCGTTGCCAACTTCTTCGATGCGAGTATGGACAGGAATCTGGCTGACGATCTGGAAGTCACTTCGCCGGAATACGGCATTGCCAGACAGATTGTCGATCGCAGAGGTGCCATCAACTCGCTCAACCTTATTCTTTTCTCCGAACGCACGCTCAGCGGGGCGGTGCAAAGCCTTCCGGATGGAGAAGTTGCTGGCGTTCCCACCAGTTATCACGTATGGGATATTTCACGGCTTCATCGTCAGCGAAGCTCACGCAGCCACAAGGAACCACTCGATCTCGACTTCGAGCAGATGTTCGGCCAAGGCATCGCCTGCCTTCCTGCTCACTTGACAACCGATGCCTATCAGTCCTACCTCATGGTCATGCCAGCAGATGTGCTGGCGACCCTGTACGGAAGTTTCGGAGCGCGCCTGCTGGAGCAGAACGTTCGAACATTTCTGCAGGCTCGTGGTAATGTAAACCAAGGCATGCGGGCAACGATCATGAACGAGCCGGGGATGTTCTTTGCCTACAATAACGGGATCACGGCCACCGCGCAGAGTGTCGAGACCGAGGCAACGGATTCCGGTCTGGCGATCACAAGGATTGTCGATCTTCAGATCGTCAATGGTGGGCAAACCACCGCATCCCTGTTCCATACGCGGAAGCGGGACAAGGCGGACCTTTCCCAGATATTCGTTCAGATGAAGCTGTCTGTCATCGACAGCCAGCAAAGCGAGATGGTTGTGCCGAAGATATCGGAGTATGCGAACACCCAGAATCGGGTGAATGCTGCCGACTTCTTCTCGAATCATCCGTTCCATGTCCGAATGGAAGGGTTCTCGCGGCGCATATGGGCGCCGGCGCAGAAGGGAGCCCCCCGCGAGACGCGCTGGTTCTATGAGCGGGCACGCGGTCAGTATGCCGATGCACAGTCAAAAATGACACCGGCAGAGCAGCGTCGCTTCAAGGCCGAGCATCCCAAGCCACAGATGTTCACGAAGACGGATCTGGCGAAGTTCGAGAATGTCTGGGATGACCATCCAAGATGGGTCAACCTTGGCTCCCAGAAGAACTTTGCGCGCTACGCTGCACGAATCGGCAGCGAGTGGGGAAAATCGTCCGACGCTTTCAACGAGTTCTATTTCAAGAGAGCCGTCGCGCGCGGGCTGATCTTCCGTGCCACCGAGCGCATTGTTTCTGCGCAACCTTGGTACAACGGTGGGTATCGAGCAAACATCGTGGCCTACACGCTGGCGGTATTGGCTGAGATCACGAAGCGAAGAAAGGAGAGCATCGATTTTCTGGGAGTCTGGAATGCACAGATGGTTGATGCCGTGTTGGAGGATGCCATCGCTATCGTGTCGGGCGTGGTGAACGATGACATCACCAAGCCACCACACGGTATCTCGAACATTTCGGAGTGGTGCAAGAAGGAAGCGTGCTGGACGAGGATACAGGCTCGTACCGAAGCCATTGCCAATCTCCTTGCGCCCGAGTTCTATGAGCGCCTTGTTTCTCTTGAAGATCAGACGGCGACCGTGCGTTCCGCGAAGCAGACGCAGCGAATCGACAATGGCATTGAGGCACAGCGAAAAGTTCTGGCTGTTCCTGCTGCGGACTGGACCCGCATCCATCGGTCTCTGCTTGAAAGAAGTCTACTCACGCCAAAGGAAGCAGGCGTACTGAAGGTGGCTATGCAGATTCCTAACAAGATTCCAACAGAGAGGCAGAGTCTGGTTTTGCTGGAAGTTCTTGATAAAGGACGGCAGGAAGGCATTGTTGTGTGCAAATCTTAA
- a CDS encoding helix-turn-helix domain-containing protein produces MIEQDWHPADIIAGLRKKGTTLAAVSREAGLASSTLANTLTRHWPKGERLIAEALHKRPEEIWPSRYNSGQHQQYRDGTSD; encoded by the coding sequence ATGATTGAACAAGACTGGCATCCGGCAGATATCATTGCTGGTTTAAGAAAGAAAGGCACAACGCTGGCTGCGGTTTCCAGAGAAGCGGGACTCGCCTCTTCCACTTTGGCAAATACACTGACGCGCCATTGGCCTAAAGGAGAACGCTTAATCGCCGAAGCCTTGCATAAACGCCCCGAAGAGATCTGGCCTTCGCGTTATAACAGCGGACAGCATCAACAATACAGAGATGGAACCTCGGATTAG
- a CDS encoding ATP-binding protein, with translation MAREHRHPPSAACLSASMRDLGYSLETAIADLIDNSISAGADIIDIICDVSGKVPVVAILDNGTGMSEDGLMDAMRHGTGNPKQHRSPRDLGRFGLGLKTASFSQCRSLTVVSTSDASICGAEWNLDRIDAADDWILSILDETDIQALPYVDRLGRNGTAVLWRELDRMLEDEVGDRRQEIVNEKLEVVGRHLALVFHRFLSGEVKGHPRITLAINGHPIAAFDPFCRKNPATQVLPEEIVRIGDAEVRLQPYVLPHHSRLPASEYDYYQDRSDFISNQGGYVYRNGRLMAWGDWFRLVPKGEATKLARVQIDFPNTLDEAWTIDIKKSRARPPHAVRERLRQIISKIASRSVTVHRGRGQKLFQETQAPFWERYADHDGIRFTINDQHPIIASLARRLSPEDADLLRTLLDSVAASLPVEMIYSDYSTHPREINQRSVDESQTMERLRSLRQVLYGDGPGDAKAFLQIVRSTHLFDGQIELAEKFISEAFA, from the coding sequence ATGGCTCGGGAACATAGGCATCCACCAAGCGCAGCATGTCTTTCGGCCTCGATGAGGGATCTTGGGTATTCGCTCGAAACGGCAATTGCTGATTTGATCGACAACAGCATTTCTGCTGGTGCAGATATTATCGACATTATTTGTGATGTGTCAGGTAAGGTGCCTGTTGTCGCAATTCTTGACAACGGGACAGGGATGTCGGAAGACGGATTGATGGACGCGATGAGACATGGAACTGGTAATCCCAAGCAGCATCGTTCGCCGCGGGATCTGGGGCGCTTTGGTCTTGGACTGAAGACGGCGTCGTTCTCGCAGTGCCGTTCCTTGACAGTGGTCAGCACAAGTGATGCTTCCATCTGTGGTGCCGAGTGGAACCTGGATCGCATCGATGCAGCAGACGACTGGATTCTGAGCATTCTTGATGAGACCGACATCCAGGCGCTGCCCTATGTCGATCGCCTCGGCAGGAACGGCACCGCAGTCCTCTGGCGAGAACTCGATCGCATGCTCGAAGACGAAGTCGGGGATCGGCGGCAGGAAATCGTGAACGAGAAGCTTGAGGTGGTGGGGCGACATCTCGCCCTCGTCTTCCATCGCTTCCTTTCGGGCGAGGTCAAGGGGCATCCCAGAATCACGCTTGCCATCAACGGTCACCCCATTGCCGCATTCGATCCTTTTTGCAGAAAGAATCCGGCCACTCAGGTTCTTCCGGAGGAAATCGTCCGCATCGGCGATGCGGAAGTGCGCCTGCAACCCTATGTGCTGCCACACCACAGCCGTCTTCCCGCGTCCGAGTACGACTACTACCAGGATCGCAGTGACTTTATCTCCAACCAGGGAGGCTATGTCTATCGGAACGGGCGCCTGATGGCGTGGGGAGATTGGTTCCGGCTGGTACCGAAGGGTGAGGCCACCAAACTGGCACGGGTGCAGATCGACTTTCCCAACACTCTGGACGAAGCTTGGACGATCGATATCAAGAAGTCGCGCGCCCGCCCGCCCCACGCGGTGCGTGAGCGCCTGCGTCAGATAATATCTAAGATTGCCAGCCGCAGCGTGACGGTGCATCGGGGGCGTGGACAGAAGCTGTTTCAGGAAACCCAAGCTCCGTTCTGGGAGCGCTATGCCGATCACGATGGCATCCGGTTCACGATCAACGACCAGCACCCGATCATCGCCTCGTTGGCAAGAAGACTCTCGCCAGAGGATGCCGATCTGCTTCGCACGCTGCTTGATTCAGTTGCTGCCTCGCTTCCAGTAGAGATGATCTATTCCGACTACTCGACCCACCCGCGCGAGATCAATCAGCGATCGGTGGATGAAAGCCAGACCATGGAGCGCTTGAGGAGCCTGCGTCAGGTTCTGTACGGTGACGGGCCGGGCGATGCGAAGGCGTTTCTTCAGATCGTGCGCTCCACGCATCTTTTCGATGGCCAGATCGAGCTGGCCGAAAAATTCATCAGCGAGGCCTTTGCATGA
- a CDS encoding PD-(D/E)XK motif protein, producing MMTDSSPWDEIAVPSTDFNVRQVAAKTAVPCFWGRDDSGACLFIVELQGDHAAQYRKNAVTVNGVDVDLRAGARGQQHLVLVLERQVDRDLFEGLCQTLAFALEHATDSASSLAVSLAHIRRWKTFLSGRSQHLSTEEVRGLFAEIVFLMELIDRQMPSNAAVEAWLGPERSHQDFIFGNTAVEVKSLSGAERSSIRISSEDQLESLNDALFLRVYRLSNLADAAGARSLNELVTAVQARLDKAEAIEAFDRKLVAHGYAPLPNYDEQRFVVSDVRSYQVADDFPRLMRSQLPAGITKVAYDIRLETIAQYECDGAAVFGGE from the coding sequence ATGATGACTGACTCCTCACCTTGGGACGAAATCGCCGTTCCTAGCACGGACTTCAATGTCCGCCAAGTTGCGGCAAAAACAGCCGTGCCCTGCTTCTGGGGACGTGATGACAGTGGTGCCTGCCTGTTCATTGTGGAACTTCAGGGCGACCACGCAGCCCAGTACCGGAAGAATGCGGTCACGGTGAACGGCGTCGATGTCGATCTTCGTGCCGGCGCTCGGGGGCAGCAACACCTAGTCCTCGTTCTTGAAAGACAGGTCGATCGCGATCTCTTCGAAGGACTGTGCCAAACCCTTGCATTCGCACTGGAACACGCCACCGATTCGGCCAGCTCTCTGGCAGTCTCGCTGGCACACATCCGTCGCTGGAAGACTTTCCTCTCGGGCCGAAGTCAGCATCTTTCCACCGAGGAAGTCCGTGGTCTCTTCGCTGAAATCGTCTTTCTGATGGAACTGATCGATCGGCAAATGCCGAGCAATGCCGCTGTTGAAGCCTGGCTTGGTCCGGAACGATCACATCAGGATTTCATCTTCGGCAATACGGCTGTTGAGGTCAAGTCACTCTCGGGCGCCGAGCGGAGCAGTATCCGCATTTCGTCGGAAGACCAGCTTGAATCCCTGAACGACGCACTGTTCCTGCGCGTCTACCGGCTAAGCAATCTGGCTGACGCGGCAGGTGCCCGCTCGCTCAACGAGCTTGTCACTGCCGTCCAGGCGCGGCTCGATAAGGCAGAGGCCATCGAGGCCTTTGACCGGAAGCTGGTTGCACACGGCTACGCTCCGCTCCCTAACTATGATGAGCAACGTTTTGTCGTCAGCGACGTGCGCAGCTATCAGGTCGCCGACGATTTTCCGCGTCTCATGCGGTCGCAACTGCCGGCAGGGATTACCAAGGTAGCCTACGACATCAGACTGGAAACGATTGCGCAATACGAGTGCGACGGTGCCGCCGTCTTCGGAGGAGAGTGA
- a CDS encoding integrase domain-containing protein: protein MSRLSREMQTLERQAGGSHKTVHDRLKIAERLVSHLLSLNIQIRTVQHLKAKHIECYIAGRLEQGITLRTLHNEMAAVRVILRTAGRAKLADAERLSNKALGLGGASRDGTRKAITPERYQVALATLQQKDAGLALTLQLARMMGLRSQEAVQCSQSLKTWAEALERGDEQLTVIFGTKGGRPRQTRVLDREALTQTVNQALAIAATRNGRLINKPDLKSAINRWRSQTALAGLKGQYSPHSLRYAWAQDAMCYYQQQGFSNREASALVSMDLGHGDGRGRYIQQIYGKSTT from the coding sequence ATGTCACGATTAAGCCGGGAGATGCAGACGCTGGAACGACAGGCTGGCGGCAGCCATAAGACGGTACATGACCGACTAAAAATTGCAGAGCGGCTTGTCAGTCATCTGCTATCTTTGAATATTCAGATCCGCACGGTGCAGCATCTGAAAGCAAAACATATCGAATGCTATATCGCCGGGCGATTAGAACAGGGAATTACTCTGCGCACGCTGCATAACGAGATGGCAGCAGTACGGGTGATACTGCGCACCGCCGGGCGGGCTAAACTGGCTGATGCGGAACGGCTGAGCAACAAGGCTCTAGGTTTGGGTGGCGCCAGCCGGGACGGGACGCGGAAAGCGATTACACCGGAACGCTATCAGGTGGCGCTGGCAACCCTGCAGCAGAAAGATGCAGGGTTAGCACTCACGCTGCAACTGGCACGAATGATGGGTTTGCGCTCACAGGAAGCGGTGCAGTGTTCGCAGTCGCTCAAGACATGGGCCGAAGCGCTCGAACGAGGCGACGAACAACTGACGGTGATATTTGGCACCAAAGGCGGACGGCCCCGGCAAACGCGGGTGCTGGATCGGGAAGCGTTAACGCAGACAGTGAATCAAGCGCTGGCGATAGCCGCTACTCGCAACGGTCGGCTGATTAATAAACCGGATCTGAAAAGCGCAATCAACCGCTGGCGCTCGCAAACTGCGCTGGCAGGACTAAAGGGGCAATACTCGCCGCACAGCCTGCGTTACGCATGGGCTCAGGATGCCATGTGCTACTACCAGCAGCAGGGGTTCAGTAACCGGGAAGCCAGCGCGCTGGTATCAATGGATTTAGGGCATGGCGATGGGCGTGGACGGTACATTCAGCAGATATATGGAAAAAGCACGACATGA
- a CDS encoding very short patch repair endonuclease — MDIVDKKTRSRMMSGIKGENTRPELIVRKYLHAQGFRFRLHVNNLPGRPDIVLPKHGLCIFVHGCFWHRHDGCKYATTPKTRYEFWMKKFVANKHRDIEVKMKLYDAGWRVFELWECGFRDGGSPLDWLAESICSDIITLNWPDYVCSGDKLDSPL, encoded by the coding sequence ATGGACATTGTTGATAAGAAGACGCGGTCTCGCATGATGTCTGGTATAAAAGGGGAAAATACACGACCAGAATTGATCGTACGGAAATATTTGCATGCTCAAGGCTTTAGATTCAGGCTACATGTTAACAACTTGCCTGGTAGACCTGATATCGTTTTACCGAAACATGGATTGTGTATTTTCGTTCATGGCTGCTTCTGGCATCGACACGATGGCTGTAAGTATGCAACTACACCAAAGACTCGCTATGAATTTTGGATGAAGAAATTTGTTGCTAATAAACACAGAGATATTGAAGTTAAAATGAAATTGTATGACGCTGGGTGGCGTGTATTTGAACTATGGGAGTGTGGTTTCAGAGATGGTGGTAGCCCTCTTGACTGGTTGGCTGAATCTATTTGCAGCGATATCATCACGCTAAACTGGCCTGACTATGTATGCAGTGGTGACAAATTGGACTCTCCATTGTAA
- a CDS encoding Z1 domain-containing protein yields the protein MSITAITEERNIANALISGLANMAETPTRNQVEEKARQIASIFGYTGDLRNIVTEAMESVVTRMGAGTSLVDVNAKHNDQWVHKREDVNWIYAKAYEEFLRNEGWPPQMVQSLSDVTNRILGHLQDPLSEGSSWNRRGLVIGHVQSGKTANYTGLIARAADAGYKFIVVIAGIHNNLRRQTQQRIDEAFIGRSSDPEDRRKIGVGLDPDYPGAATLTNINEDFNKNTAAKSGWKINDFSKPIILIIKKNVTTLTALHKWLKELNAEGKDRISDVPMLLIDDEADNASINTNKEDLDPTKTNAMIRRILGLFAKSCYVGYTATPFANIFINPDAYDDDVQEELFPRDFIYCLDAPTTYFGAEKVFLNEATSELIIRPIDDCEDLIPYSHKRDDPVHELPPSLYRALDEFIVARAIRNLRGQAGKHCSMMVNVSRFVPVQKAVRDFLSLREKKIREAVLANYAMPEDVSLRNMYMKGLKEAFDAEYADVGVTWAEVKTALNGVFEHLHLYVINSKSDEVLDYNRYEKEGIGLTAIAVGGLSLSRGLTIEGLTVSYMYRNTKMYDTLMQMGRWFGYRPGFEDLCRVHLSRDSINWYSHIADAAEELVQQVKRMRRDGLSPRQFGLYVMSHPDSPLLITATNKMRSGEKVKFRQNFSGRMLESYIVSTDPDVNVHNFALIEGFWREQFGERAEEPTGKGVIFKDVPVEIIEDFLIAFQAHSHFSDRKDDTVAYLRALSEKHPSGDVLLISPGGSDRPYSLNGQSRVVANLQGSAWQLNKDRVASRGDEKLGLSPEQQAAAVELAASGDKPAAPSDTHYREIRNKPLLMIHSLDPHGDSRVKGPVAAFGVSFPAGHYKTEIEVVANKVWLERMQGTPDDPDAEEDYDD from the coding sequence ATGAGCATTACAGCCATCACGGAAGAACGGAACATTGCCAACGCTCTCATCTCGGGCCTCGCCAACATGGCGGAAACGCCAACGCGCAATCAGGTGGAGGAAAAGGCAAGGCAGATTGCTTCAATCTTCGGCTATACAGGAGACCTCCGCAACATTGTCACCGAGGCCATGGAATCGGTTGTGACCCGCATGGGAGCAGGCACCTCATTGGTTGATGTCAATGCGAAGCATAACGATCAATGGGTTCACAAGCGCGAGGACGTTAATTGGATCTATGCGAAGGCATATGAGGAGTTCCTTCGCAACGAGGGCTGGCCTCCTCAGATGGTCCAGTCGCTGAGCGATGTGACCAACCGCATTCTTGGTCACCTTCAGGATCCACTGAGCGAAGGCTCGAGCTGGAACCGTCGTGGCCTGGTCATCGGCCATGTGCAGTCGGGGAAAACGGCCAACTACACGGGTTTGATAGCACGTGCAGCCGATGCGGGCTACAAGTTCATCGTCGTCATCGCGGGCATTCACAACAACCTGCGCAGGCAGACACAGCAACGCATTGACGAGGCCTTCATCGGTCGATCGAGTGATCCGGAGGATCGTCGGAAAATTGGCGTCGGCCTTGATCCAGACTATCCCGGTGCGGCAACACTCACTAACATCAACGAGGACTTCAACAAGAACACAGCGGCCAAGAGCGGCTGGAAGATCAACGACTTCAGCAAGCCGATCATCCTGATCATCAAGAAGAACGTCACGACGCTCACTGCGTTGCATAAATGGCTGAAAGAACTGAACGCCGAAGGGAAAGACCGCATCTCCGATGTACCCATGCTGCTGATCGACGACGAAGCCGACAACGCATCCATTAACACGAACAAGGAGGATCTGGACCCGACCAAGACGAATGCCATGATTCGCCGCATCTTGGGATTGTTCGCGAAGTCCTGTTACGTCGGATATACGGCAACCCCATTCGCCAACATCTTCATCAATCCGGATGCCTATGACGATGATGTGCAGGAAGAGCTATTCCCTCGCGACTTCATCTATTGCCTGGATGCACCCACAACCTATTTCGGTGCGGAGAAGGTATTCCTCAATGAGGCGACAAGCGAGTTGATCATCAGGCCGATCGATGATTGCGAGGATCTCATTCCCTACTCGCACAAACGCGACGATCCCGTCCACGAGTTGCCTCCCAGTCTCTATCGCGCACTCGACGAGTTCATCGTCGCCCGCGCCATTCGGAACCTGCGCGGACAGGCCGGCAAGCATTGCTCGATGATGGTCAATGTGTCGCGCTTTGTGCCGGTGCAGAAGGCTGTGCGCGATTTCCTGAGTCTCAGGGAGAAGAAGATCAGAGAAGCAGTTCTCGCCAACTACGCGATGCCGGAAGACGTTTCGTTAAGAAACATGTACATGAAAGGCCTAAAGGAGGCTTTCGATGCCGAATATGCCGACGTTGGCGTCACATGGGCTGAAGTGAAGACTGCCCTCAATGGCGTCTTCGAGCATCTTCACCTCTATGTTATCAACAGCAAGAGTGACGAGGTGCTCGACTACAACCGGTACGAGAAGGAAGGCATCGGGCTGACGGCGATCGCGGTCGGTGGCCTGAGCCTGTCGCGAGGTTTGACCATCGAGGGATTGACCGTCAGCTACATGTACCGCAACACGAAGATGTACGACACCCTCATGCAGATGGGTCGCTGGTTCGGCTACCGGCCGGGCTTCGAGGATCTATGTCGCGTCCATCTATCGCGCGATTCGATCAACTGGTACTCCCACATCGCCGATGCGGCCGAAGAACTTGTACAGCAGGTCAAGCGCATGCGACGCGACGGGTTGAGCCCGCGCCAGTTCGGTCTTTATGTCATGTCTCACCCAGACAGCCCCCTCTTGATCACGGCAACCAATAAGATGCGAAGCGGAGAAAAGGTGAAGTTTCGACAGAACTTCAGCGGTCGAATGCTGGAGAGCTATATCGTCTCGACTGATCCCGACGTCAATGTGCACAACTTTGCGCTGATCGAAGGTTTTTGGCGTGAGCAATTTGGAGAAAGGGCAGAAGAGCCCACCGGGAAGGGCGTCATATTCAAGGACGTGCCAGTCGAGATAATCGAGGATTTCTTGATTGCTTTTCAAGCACACAGCCATTTTTCCGATCGAAAAGACGATACTGTTGCCTATCTGCGTGCACTCTCCGAGAAGCATCCTTCCGGTGATGTTCTTTTGATCTCACCTGGGGGTAGCGACAGGCCGTATAGCCTCAACGGACAGTCGCGTGTGGTTGCCAATCTCCAAGGCTCCGCTTGGCAATTGAACAAGGATCGTGTGGCTTCACGGGGAGACGAAAAGCTGGGCCTATCTCCAGAGCAGCAAGCTGCGGCAGTGGAGCTGGCTGCGTCCGGAGACAAGCCGGCTGCACCATCGGACACCCATTATCGCGAGATCAGAAACAAGCCATTACTGATGATTCATAGTTTGGATCCCCACGGCGATTCCCGTGTGAAAGGCCCCGTTGCCGCGTTTGGTGTCAGTTTTCCTGCCGGCCACTACAAAACCGAAATCGAAGTTGTGGCGAACAAAGTGTGGCTGGAAAGGATGCAAGGAACGCCTGACGACCCAGATGCCGAGGAGGACTATGATGACTGA